One segment of Solanum stenotomum isolate F172 chromosome 1, ASM1918654v1, whole genome shotgun sequence DNA contains the following:
- the LOC125858228 gene encoding NAC transcription factor 32-like → MESNKSWSYVSTPHSPNPNPNMVGRRDNNNFVYPPGYRFCPHDEELILHYLKKKVMNELLPYNIIKDVNLYKYCPHELAENYSILGEKEWYFFTPRARKYPNGERPNRAAGTGYWKATGADKPIIHKNVKVGFRKALVFYEGKPPKGNKTNWIMHEFRVNESRTIKTHASDMRLDDWVLCRIYKKADKSSKAKDDHEQEDSMNLAEVENPINLAEVENPINLAEVWNPINSAEVENYPYMNSCGEVGRQQSQPTHQNNPNIAINYNSHYGARLNYGLNLPPPFPHENIDPTNNIWLDWINNAYDYGNTDTHDLDENQSND, encoded by the exons ATGGAGTCAAACAAGAGTTGGAGTTATGTGAGTACTCCTCATTCCCCTAACCCTAACCCTAATATGGTTGGAAGAAGGGATAATAATAACTTTGTTTATCCACCAGGTTATCGTTTTTGTCCACATGATGAAGAACTTATTCTTCATTATCTCAAGAAAAAAGTAATGAACGAACTTTTACCATACAACATAATCAAGGACGTTAATCTCTACAAGTATTGTCCTCATGAGCTCGCAG AGAACTATTCAATCTTGGGAGAAAAGGAATGGTACTTTTTTACTCCAAGGGCTAGGAAATATCCTAATGGTGAAAGGCCAAATCGTGCTGCTGGAACAGGCTACTGGAAGGCTACTGGAGCTGACAAGCCTATTATACACAAAAATGTTAAAGTTGGATTTCGAAAGGCTTTGGTTTTCTATGAAGGTAAACCTCCCAAAGGCAATAAAACAAATTGGATTATGCACGAATTTAGAGTGAATGAATCGCGCACGATCAAAACACATGCATCTGACATGAGG CTCGACGATTGGGTTCTATGTAGGATTTACAAGAAAGCTGACAAGTCATCCAAAGCTAAAGATGACCACGAGCAAGAAGATTCTATGAATTTAGCGGAGGTCGAGAATCCTATTAATTTAGCGGAGGTCGAGAATCCTATCAATTTAGCGGAGGTATGGAATCCTATCAATTCAGCGGAAGTAGAGAATTATCCTTATATGAATTCATGTGGAGAAGTTGGTAGACAACAATCTCAGCCAACTCATCAGAATAATCCAAATATTGCCATAAATTATAATTCCCATTATGGAGCAAGATTAAACTATGGATTGAACCTTCCACCACCATTTCCTCACGAAAACATCGATCCAACCAACAACATTTGGTTGGATTGGATTAACaatgcttatgattatggtaaCACCGATACTCATGATTTAGATGAGAACCAATCCAACGATTAA
- the LOC125864332 gene encoding probable xyloglucan endotransglucosylase/hydrolase protein, translating to MDMKGVLVAFVLINLSILASCGAPRKAIDVPFWNNYEPSWSSHHIKYLNGGTTAELLLDKSSGTGFQSKRSYLFGHFSMKMKLVGGDSAGVVTAFYLSSTNAEHDEIDFEFLGNRTGQPYILQTNVFTGGKGDREQRIYLWFDPTKDFHSYSVLWNTFQIVIFVDDVPIRVFKNSKDIGVKFPFNQPMKIYSSLWNADDWATRGGLEKTDWSRAPFTASYTSFHIDGCEAVTPQEVQVCNTNGMKWWDQKAFQDLDGPQYRKLQWVRQKFTIYNYCTDRKRYPTLPLECTRDRDL from the exons ATGGATATGAAGGGAGTTTTAGTTgcttttgttttgattaatttgtCAATATTGGCAAGTTGTGGGGCTCCAAGGAAGGCAATTGATGTACCTTTTTGGAACAACTATGAACCAAGTTGGTCTAGTCACCATATTAAGTACCTTAATGGTGGTACCACTGCTGAACTTCTTCTTGACAAATCTTCAG GAACTGGATTTCAATCAAAAAGATCATATCTATTTGGTCATTTCAGCATGAAAATGAAGCTTGTTGGAGGAGATTCTGCTGGTGTTGTCACTGCATTTTAT TTATCGTCAACCAATGCTGAACACGATGAGATAGATTTCGAATTCCTCGGGAACAGAACCGGTCAGCCATACATATTGCAGACCAATGTGTTCACAGGAGGCAAAGGAGATAGAGAACAGAGGATCTATCTTTGGTTTGATCCAACCAAGGACTTTCATTCCTATTCTGTTCTTTGGAACACTTTCCAAATTGT GATCTTTGTGGACGACGTTCCAATAAGAGTATTCAAGAATTCAAAAGACATAGGAGTGAAATTTCCGTTCAATCAGCCAATGAAGATCTACTCAAGCCTATGGAACGCGGATGATTGGGCTACGAGAGGAGGGTTAGAGAAAACCGATTGGTCCAGGGCGCCATTCACCGCTTCCTATACTTCATTCCACATCGATGGCTGTGAGGCTGTCACCCCACAAGAAGTGCAAGTTTGTAACACTAATGGCATGAAATGGTGGGATCAAAAGGCTTTTCAAGATTTAGATGGTCCTCAATATAGAAAACTTCAATGGGTTAGACAAAAATTCACAATATATAACTATTGTACTGATAGAAAAAGGTACCCTACACTTCCTCTAGAGTGTACAAGGGATAGAGATCTTTAA
- the LOC125864572 gene encoding uncharacterized protein LOC125864572, translating to MAGVVNKFFITSLIMWAAPIAILYAFNHNLIPGMTDMSPHSMTLVSGFVAVISVNVVIAFYICLAMREPSDKHEPDPKFLAEAKASVKQLGQNQDGDSSDSRTKQE from the exons ATGGCGGGAGTTGTTAATAAGTTCTTTATTACATCGTTGATTATGTGGGCAGCTCCAATTGCAATTTTGTACGCCTTCAATCACAACTTAATTCCTG GTATGACCGACATGTCTCCCCATTCTATGACATTAGTGAGTGGATTCGTTGCTGTCATATCGGTCAATGTGGTTATTGCATTTTACATTTGTCTGGCAATGAGAGAACCCTCAGATAAACATGAGCCTGATCCTAAATTCCTGGCAGAGGCCAAAGCTAGTGTAAAGCAGTTGGGGCAAAATCAAGACGGGGACTCATCGGACTCCCGAACAAAACAAGAGTGA